The following are encoded in a window of Bdellovibrio svalbardensis genomic DNA:
- the ftsA gene encoding cell division protein FtsA — MSTAKPKAPVLAGLDIGSTKVCFVIGTVNPEGKIEVAGVGTAPNTGIRQGVVVNIEATTDSIRKAKEEAELMSGYTVSDVWVGVSGSHISSFDSKGMVAIKNREVTTSEIERVIEAAKAVAVPADRSVLHILPREFKVDGQDGITDPVGMSGIRLEVQVHIVTGSQSAINNSVKCVERAGLKVAGLVLGQLASATAVISNDEKNLGVVVVDMGGGASNALYFVNGSVAHSSTIPVGGQHFTHDVAVGLRTPQFAAEEIKKKHGCAMASMVNENETIEVEGVGGRKARVIPRKDLADVIEARAEETVNLIANDIRMSGVMPMLGAGIVLTGGASQLDGLIEMGEFMFDIPVRRGSPQQIGGLTDVVKSGEFAAATGLLMYGLSQRKDLMNQNQQETEINLGESLNGITKKLKEMLEKVF, encoded by the coding sequence ATGAGTACAGCAAAACCAAAAGCACCCGTATTGGCTGGTCTAGATATTGGTTCTACCAAAGTTTGTTTCGTTATCGGAACAGTCAATCCAGAGGGCAAAATTGAAGTTGCAGGAGTTGGAACAGCTCCAAATACGGGCATCCGTCAGGGTGTTGTCGTCAATATCGAAGCAACGACAGATTCAATCAGAAAAGCAAAAGAAGAAGCAGAATTAATGTCCGGCTACACTGTCTCTGACGTGTGGGTGGGGGTTTCTGGTTCGCATATTTCTTCGTTCGACTCCAAAGGCATGGTCGCTATCAAAAATCGTGAAGTAACAACTTCCGAAATTGAACGCGTGATCGAGGCGGCTAAGGCCGTGGCAGTGCCAGCGGATCGATCTGTTTTGCATATCCTGCCAAGAGAATTCAAAGTCGACGGCCAGGATGGCATCACTGATCCAGTAGGCATGTCAGGTATTCGCCTTGAAGTTCAAGTGCATATCGTGACAGGCAGTCAAAGTGCTATCAATAATTCAGTTAAATGTGTTGAGCGTGCGGGGCTAAAAGTCGCAGGCTTGGTGCTTGGTCAGTTGGCCTCTGCTACAGCAGTTATCTCTAACGACGAAAAAAATCTTGGCGTCGTAGTTGTAGATATGGGCGGCGGCGCAAGCAACGCACTTTATTTCGTGAATGGCAGTGTCGCACACTCTTCAACAATTCCAGTTGGTGGCCAGCACTTCACTCATGATGTGGCTGTGGGTTTAAGAACTCCGCAGTTTGCAGCTGAAGAAATTAAGAAAAAACATGGTTGTGCTATGGCCTCCATGGTGAATGAAAATGAAACTATCGAAGTTGAAGGCGTCGGCGGTCGTAAGGCTCGCGTGATTCCTCGCAAAGACTTGGCAGATGTGATTGAGGCAAGAGCAGAAGAAACTGTGAACTTGATCGCAAATGACATTCGTATGAGCGGTGTGATGCCAATGCTTGGCGCCGGCATTGTTCTTACGGGTGGTGCAAGCCAGCTTGATGGTTTGATTGAAATGGGCGAGTTTATGTTTGATATTCCGGTTCGCAGAGGTTCGCCTCAGCAAATCGGTGGCCTGACTGATGTTGTGAAATCTGGAGAGTTCGCGGCAGCAACAGGATTGTTGATGTATGGTTTGAGTCAAAGAAAAGATTTGATGAATCAGAATCAGCAAGAAACAGAGATCAATCTTGGTGAGTCACTGAACGGCATCACGAAGAAGCTCAAAGAAATGTTAGAAAAAGTATTTTAA
- a CDS encoding metallophosphoesterase — MSIISLKALPAVLPISFLLIISACAHKPTTYVGLADEGTSFVKTVSSKGLDCEKVSIESTSRDFSVLDLKKTTFDEASICEATLPKDAAIVRSGSGEITIPKNPRRIVIMGDTGCRLKNQNGKGPIQKCEDEKEWPFSRLVRAVEKENADLIIHVGDYHYREACTDPVKCKPYEGTLGYGFKPWEADFLRPAEILLNQKPFIFVRGNHEDCKRAYEGFNKLLSPVGEQTCVEDQGTRYTSFGNFLIVNFDNATVDDKPLDSKSAAFKSLQDRYKKMIETLKARPETEVWLITHRPIWGLAPSWSGPGVAPVNINMEAVVRATPLPSKVKMVFAGHIHSFQIAQGNHPPELIIGESGTSLDIYDEATRKVIPPGYTVFPSDHGYALLERDASGKWIAAIKSFDGATDFVCKVSEIGIPCDTIK, encoded by the coding sequence ATGTCCATAATCTCTCTGAAAGCACTTCCCGCAGTGCTGCCGATATCATTCTTGCTCATCATCTCAGCCTGCGCCCATAAGCCTACGACATATGTGGGGCTGGCAGATGAGGGAACCTCCTTCGTCAAGACCGTCAGCTCGAAAGGTTTGGACTGTGAGAAAGTTTCCATTGAATCGACCAGCAGAGATTTCAGCGTGCTTGATCTGAAGAAAACCACTTTTGATGAAGCATCAATCTGCGAAGCAACTCTGCCAAAAGATGCCGCCATCGTTCGCAGTGGCTCTGGAGAGATCACCATTCCCAAGAATCCGAGAAGGATCGTCATCATGGGTGATACCGGTTGTCGTTTGAAGAATCAAAATGGCAAAGGGCCAATTCAAAAGTGTGAAGATGAAAAAGAGTGGCCGTTTTCTCGCCTTGTTCGCGCCGTCGAGAAAGAAAACGCGGATCTCATTATTCATGTCGGAGACTACCACTACCGCGAAGCTTGTACGGATCCTGTAAAGTGCAAACCCTACGAAGGAACTTTGGGGTATGGTTTCAAACCCTGGGAAGCAGACTTCTTAAGACCCGCAGAGATTCTTTTGAATCAAAAGCCTTTTATCTTTGTGCGTGGAAACCATGAGGATTGCAAACGTGCTTACGAAGGTTTCAATAAGCTTCTATCGCCAGTGGGTGAGCAGACTTGCGTAGAAGATCAGGGAACTCGTTACACCAGCTTCGGAAATTTTTTGATTGTCAATTTTGACAATGCCACGGTCGACGACAAGCCGTTGGATTCCAAGTCAGCGGCATTTAAGTCGCTGCAAGACCGCTACAAGAAAATGATTGAGACTTTGAAAGCCCGTCCTGAAACAGAAGTGTGGTTGATTACCCATCGACCGATCTGGGGTTTGGCGCCAAGTTGGTCTGGCCCTGGAGTCGCACCTGTGAACATCAACATGGAAGCCGTTGTGCGCGCGACACCTTTGCCATCTAAAGTGAAGATGGTTTTTGCGGGACATATTCACTCATTCCAAATCGCTCAAGGCAATCATCCGCCGGAATTGATTATTGGTGAAAGTGGAACATCGTTGGATATCTATGACGAAGCGACTCGCAAGGTTATCCCACCAGGTTATACAGTATTTCCATCCGATCACGGATACGCATTGTTAGAGAGAGACGCGAGTGGGAAGTGGATCGCCGCTATTAAGTCATTTGACGGGGCCACAGATTTTGTGTGCAAGGTCAGCGAAATCGGCATTCCTTGCGACACAATAAAATAA
- a CDS encoding UDP-2,3-diacylglucosamine diphosphatase — MEAWFISDIHLKTAEERNGQILLRFLRSLLETSGPDGRTKTAPKQIHLFLLGDIFDLWIGGSTFFADQFKDLMNALEQFIKAGGRVTYIEGNHDVHIERYFQKKLGAEVFVEAQYYTIDGLKVRVEHGDLINLNDIKYLKYRSIIRNPLLKPLSYLIPGWFWSHVGNKASKKSRAKSGQYRVQNEDQLIGMIRHHIPRAYNEGPFDLIISGHMHVFDDHTVKIQNHEVRSINLGSWFEEEVRVFRLKDGKGEWIKIS; from the coding sequence GTGGAAGCCTGGTTTATATCCGACATTCACTTAAAAACCGCTGAAGAGCGCAACGGGCAAATCCTGTTGCGCTTTTTGCGTTCTTTGCTGGAAACGAGCGGTCCCGATGGCCGTACCAAGACAGCCCCCAAGCAGATTCATCTCTTCCTGCTGGGTGACATTTTTGACCTGTGGATTGGCGGCAGCACATTCTTTGCCGATCAGTTTAAAGATCTCATGAACGCCCTTGAACAATTCATCAAGGCGGGTGGCCGAGTCACATATATCGAAGGCAACCACGACGTTCATATCGAAAGATATTTTCAAAAGAAATTGGGCGCGGAAGTCTTTGTTGAGGCTCAATACTACACGATTGATGGTTTAAAAGTTCGTGTTGAGCACGGAGATTTGATCAATCTGAATGACATCAAATACTTGAAATATCGCAGCATCATTCGCAATCCACTGCTCAAGCCATTGAGCTATTTAATTCCCGGCTGGTTCTGGAGTCATGTTGGCAATAAAGCGAGCAAGAAAAGCCGAGCTAAGAGTGGACAGTATCGGGTTCAGAATGAAGATCAGCTGATCGGCATGATCCGTCACCACATTCCTCGTGCTTACAATGAAGGCCCTTTTGATTTGATCATCTCAGGCCATATGCATGTTTTTGATGACCACACTGTCAAAATCCAAAACCACGAAGTCCGTTCTATCAACCTGGGCTCCTGGTTCGAGGAAGAAGTTCGAGTCTTCCGCCTTAAAGACGGCAAGGGCGAATGGATCAAGATTTCCTAG